The proteins below come from a single Afipia felis ATCC 53690 genomic window:
- the typA gene encoding translational GTPase TypA translates to MNLRNIAIIAHVDHGKTTLVDKLLQQAGTYRENQRITERVMDSNDIEKERGITILAKCTSVNWGDTQINIVDTPGHADFGGEVERILSMVDGVIVLVDAAEGPMPQTKFVVGKALKLGLKPIVAINKVDRPDARVTEVVNEVFDLFAALDATDEQLDFPILYGSGKNGWMGTNEEDNANGMKPLFELVLKHVAQPVVEEGPFRLLGTILEANPYLGRIITGRIASGSVKPNQTVKVLSRDGKTVETGRISKILAFRGIERQPIELAEAGDIVAIAGLTKGTVADTFCDPTVEVAIQAQPIDPPTVSMTFMVNNSPIAGTEGDKVTSRLIRDRLLREAEGNVALRVVEATDKDSMEVSGRGELQLAILIENMRREGFELAVSRPRVVLEKADNGQLQEPIEEVVIDVDEEFSGVVVQKMSERKAEMIEMRPSGGNRLRLVFYAPTRGLIGYQSELLTDTRGTAIMNRLFHGYAAYKGDIQGRRNGVLISNDQGEAVAYAMWKLEDRGPMMIEPGWRVYRGMIVGEHTRENDLEINVLKGKQLTNIRTTSKDEAVRLTPPIKMTLEKALSYIESDELVEVTPKSIRLRKRHLDPNERKRAEKEKEALAS, encoded by the coding sequence ATGAACCTGCGTAATATCGCGATCATCGCGCACGTCGACCATGGCAAAACCACGCTGGTAGACAAGTTGCTCCAGCAGGCAGGCACCTACCGCGAAAACCAGCGCATCACCGAACGCGTGATGGACTCCAACGACATCGAAAAAGAACGCGGCATCACCATTCTCGCCAAGTGCACCTCGGTGAATTGGGGCGACACCCAGATCAACATCGTCGACACGCCCGGTCACGCCGATTTCGGTGGCGAAGTCGAGCGCATCCTCTCGATGGTCGATGGCGTGATCGTGCTGGTGGACGCCGCCGAAGGTCCGATGCCGCAGACCAAGTTTGTGGTCGGCAAGGCGCTCAAGCTCGGCCTCAAGCCGATCGTCGCCATCAACAAGGTGGACCGCCCCGACGCGCGCGTCACTGAAGTCGTCAACGAAGTGTTCGACCTGTTCGCAGCTCTCGACGCCACCGACGAGCAGCTCGACTTCCCGATCCTGTACGGCTCCGGCAAGAACGGTTGGATGGGCACAAACGAGGAAGACAACGCCAACGGCATGAAGCCGCTGTTCGAACTCGTCCTCAAACATGTTGCGCAGCCCGTCGTCGAAGAGGGTCCGTTCCGCCTGCTCGGCACCATTCTGGAAGCCAACCCCTATCTCGGCCGCATCATTACCGGCCGCATCGCCTCGGGCTCGGTGAAACCGAACCAAACGGTGAAGGTGCTCTCGCGCGACGGCAAGACCGTCGAGACGGGCCGCATCTCGAAAATTCTCGCCTTCCGCGGCATCGAGCGTCAGCCGATCGAACTTGCCGAAGCCGGAGACATCGTCGCCATCGCGGGCCTCACCAAGGGTACGGTCGCCGACACCTTCTGCGACCCGACCGTTGAAGTAGCGATCCAGGCGCAGCCGATCGATCCGCCGACTGTGTCGATGACCTTCATGGTCAACAACTCGCCAATCGCAGGCACCGAAGGCGACAAGGTGACGAGCCGCCTGATCCGCGATCGCCTGCTGCGCGAAGCCGAAGGCAATGTCGCGCTGCGCGTGGTGGAAGCCACCGACAAGGACTCGATGGAAGTCTCGGGTCGCGGCGAATTGCAGCTCGCGATTCTGATCGAAAACATGCGCCGCGAAGGCTTCGAGCTTGCCGTGTCGCGTCCGCGCGTCGTGCTGGAGAAGGCCGACAACGGCCAGCTTCAGGAGCCGATCGAGGAAGTCGTGATCGACGTCGACGAGGAATTCTCCGGCGTGGTCGTGCAGAAGATGAGCGAGCGCAAGGCCGAGATGATCGAAATGCGCCCGTCGGGTGGCAACCGCCTGCGGCTTGTGTTCTACGCGCCGACCCGCGGCCTGATCGGCTACCAGAGCGAACTGCTCACCGACACCCGCGGCACCGCGATCATGAACCGCCTGTTCCACGGCTATGCCGCGTACAAGGGCGACATTCAAGGTCGCCGCAACGGCGTGCTGATCTCCAACGATCAGGGCGAAGCCGTCGCCTACGCGATGTGGAAGCTCGAAGATCGTGGCCCGATGATGATCGAGCCCGGCTGGCGCGTCTATCGCGGCATGATCGTCGGCGAGCACACCCGCGAGAACGATCTCGAGATCAACGTGCTCAAGGGCAAGCAGCTCACCAACATCCGCACGACATCGAAGGATGAGGCAGTGCGCCTCACGCCGCCGATCAAGATGACGCTGGAAAAGGCGCTGTCCTATATCGAGAGCGACGAACTCGTTGAAGTCACGCCGAAGTCGATCCGGCTGCGCAAGCGCCACCTCGACCCGAACGAGCGCAAACGCGCCGAAAAGGAAAAGGAAGCTCTCGCGAGCTGA
- a CDS encoding 4a-hydroxytetrahydrobiopterin dehydratase, with product MVDLLSEAARKQALVGLKGWSEAVGGKALNRTFTFRDFNEAFGFMTRAALAAEKSDHHPDWRNVYKTVEVSLSTHDADGVTERDIALAKTMNEIAAKLGA from the coding sequence ATGGTCGATTTGCTCTCGGAAGCGGCGCGGAAGCAGGCGCTGGTGGGCCTGAAAGGCTGGAGCGAGGCGGTGGGTGGCAAGGCGCTGAACCGCACCTTCACGTTCCGGGACTTCAACGAGGCGTTCGGTTTCATGACGCGCGCGGCGCTGGCTGCGGAAAAGAGCGATCACCATCCTGACTGGCGCAATGTCTATAAAACCGTCGAGGTGAGTCTCTCCACTCATGATGCCGATGGCGTCACCGAACGCGATATCGCGCTCGCCAAAACCATGAACGAGATCGCGGCGAAGCTCGGCGCGTGA
- the ppa gene encoding inorganic diphosphatase, whose protein sequence is MNIDAISVGANPPHEVNVIIEVPIGGEPIKYELDKVAGTLVVDRFLHTAMRYPGNYGFIPHTLSEDGDPCDVIITNTRAIVPGAVMAVRPVGVLLMEDEAGGDEKIIAVPVPKLTKRYNRIQTYSDLPEITLEQIQHFFEHYKDLEPGKWVKIVRWGGAEEAQKLILEGIARAKNEKK, encoded by the coding sequence ATGAATATCGACGCTATCTCGGTGGGAGCCAACCCGCCGCACGAGGTCAATGTCATCATCGAGGTTCCGATCGGCGGCGAGCCGATCAAGTATGAACTCGACAAGGTCGCGGGCACGCTGGTGGTCGACCGCTTCCTGCATACGGCGATGCGCTATCCAGGCAATTACGGCTTCATCCCCCACACCCTGTCCGAGGACGGCGACCCGTGCGACGTCATCATCACCAACACCCGCGCCATCGTGCCGGGTGCGGTGATGGCGGTGCGTCCGGTCGGCGTGCTGCTGATGGAAGACGAGGCCGGCGGCGACGAGAAGATCATCGCGGTGCCGGTGCCGAAGCTGACCAAGCGTTACAACCGCATCCAGACCTACAGCGACCTGCCGGAAATCACGCTGGAGCAGATCCAGCATTTCTTCGAGCACTACAAGGATCTGGAGCCCGGCAAATGGGTGAAGATCGTGCGGTGGGGCGGCGCGGAAGAAGCGCAGAAGCTCATCCTCGAGGGCATCGCCCGCGCCAAGAACGAGAAGAAGTAA
- a CDS encoding TAXI family TRAP transporter solute-binding subunit, which yields MRGILMVIAAVLAVFALAGGITYYALRPITLRIAVGPPSSDDVKVIQALSQAFARDHAHIRLRPVITEGASQSAADLAQGKTDLAIVRADVDLPKNAGAVAFLRKNFAVIWVPGGASKKPKITSIKQLAGKNIGVIGRTQANINLLHVILDQSGVSPESVHVTQFSTAGISEALRSAKLDAYMAVGPLNSRITAEAIAATSRAGAEPRFLSLDTADAIAQKFAAYDSGEIPAGTFSASPPRPDDTVTTITVGHHFMARRSLSDTTVATFARQLFGARQAVINEFPQSAKIETPDTDKDAAIPAHPGAAAFVDGEEKSFLDKYSDYMWGGIMLLSVMGSVIAWFGGYLRKDERVTNSGLRERLLEMLTAARTSTSMEELDAMQAEADTIMRETLHCFEDGAIEEGSLTAFSIALEQFHNAVADRKMFLINLPEMARAQRPPPPMHVA from the coding sequence ATGCGCGGAATCCTGATGGTGATCGCCGCCGTGCTCGCTGTCTTCGCGCTCGCAGGTGGCATCACCTATTACGCGCTACGGCCGATCACGCTGCGCATCGCGGTCGGGCCGCCCAGCAGCGATGACGTCAAGGTGATCCAGGCACTCAGCCAGGCCTTCGCACGCGACCACGCCCACATTCGCCTGCGCCCCGTCATCACGGAGGGCGCGTCCCAAAGCGCCGCTGATCTTGCGCAGGGCAAGACCGATCTCGCCATCGTGCGCGCAGACGTCGATCTGCCGAAGAACGCCGGCGCGGTCGCCTTCCTGCGCAAGAATTTCGCGGTGATCTGGGTGCCGGGCGGCGCCTCGAAGAAGCCGAAGATCACCAGCATCAAGCAACTCGCGGGCAAGAATATCGGCGTGATCGGGCGCACCCAGGCCAACATCAATCTGCTTCACGTCATCCTCGATCAGTCCGGGGTGTCTCCGGAGTCGGTGCATGTCACCCAGTTCTCGACCGCAGGCATTTCCGAGGCGCTGCGCAGCGCTAAACTCGACGCCTATATGGCGGTCGGGCCGCTCAACAGCCGCATCACTGCCGAGGCTATTGCTGCGACCTCGCGCGCGGGAGCTGAGCCACGTTTTCTTTCGCTCGATACAGCGGACGCGATCGCGCAGAAATTCGCCGCCTATGACTCGGGTGAAATTCCCGCGGGTACTTTCAGCGCCTCCCCGCCACGACCCGACGATACCGTGACGACCATCACCGTCGGCCATCACTTCATGGCACGCCGCTCGCTGTCAGACACGACGGTCGCCACCTTCGCACGGCAATTATTCGGCGCCCGGCAAGCCGTCATTAACGAGTTCCCGCAATCGGCCAAGATCGAAACCCCGGACACCGACAAGGATGCCGCCATTCCGGCCCACCCCGGCGCGGCCGCCTTCGTGGACGGCGAGGAGAAAAGCTTCCTCGACAAGTACAGCGACTACATGTGGGGCGGCATCATGCTGCTCTCGGTGATGGGCTCGGTGATCGCCTGGTTCGGCGGCTACCTGCGCAAGGATGAGCGCGTCACCAATTCAGGCCTGCGCGAGCGGCTGCTCGAAATGCTCACCGCGGCACGAACCAGCACCTCGATGGAGGAACTCGACGCCATGCAGGCGGAGGCCGACACCATCATGCGGGAAACGCTGCATTGTTTCGAGGACGGCGCCATCGAGGAGGGTTCCTTGACGGCGTTCAGCATCGCGCTGGAACAGTTCCATAACGCGGTCGCCGACCGGAAGATGTTCCTGATCAACCTGCCGGAAATGGCGCGGGCGCAACGTCCCCCGCCCCCTATGCATGTCGCTTAA
- a CDS encoding alpha/beta hydrolase family protein codes for MSTVFAACAQPLSLGPVGPEGTPARQQEWRVPTPDPATVSHALLFRPQGEGPFPVAIIAHASVENEIQRAQMTQPNYAHLALALVAWGFAVLVPQRPGHGDTGGPYLEGQGGCDAPDYLRAAQVTGRAIGMALDFLRRQSFARHDGAVIVGHSAGGFGALALAQRDPRDVAAIIVFAPGRGGHAHGEPNKVCAPDRLIAASKTLGQNARVPVTWLVAENDSYFSPALSKHMADAFRAGGDRVTFNALPPAAREGHFFVQEESEARLESIIAPALGKR; via the coding sequence ATGAGTACGGTGTTCGCCGCATGCGCACAGCCGCTCTCGCTCGGCCCGGTTGGGCCGGAAGGCACGCCCGCGCGGCAGCAGGAATGGCGTGTACCAACGCCCGATCCCGCGACAGTCTCCCATGCGCTGTTATTTCGTCCGCAAGGCGAGGGACCGTTTCCTGTTGCGATCATCGCGCATGCGTCGGTCGAGAATGAGATCCAACGCGCACAGATGACGCAGCCGAACTACGCGCATCTCGCTTTGGCGCTGGTCGCGTGGGGCTTCGCGGTGCTGGTGCCGCAGCGTCCCGGCCATGGCGATACCGGCGGTCCCTATCTCGAAGGCCAGGGTGGATGCGATGCGCCGGATTATCTCCGCGCCGCGCAGGTCACCGGCCGCGCAATCGGCATGGCGCTGGATTTTCTGCGAAGGCAATCTTTCGCGCGCCACGATGGCGCGGTGATCGTCGGCCATTCGGCGGGAGGTTTCGGCGCACTGGCACTCGCGCAACGCGATCCGCGCGACGTTGCTGCGATCATCGTCTTCGCGCCGGGCCGCGGCGGACACGCGCATGGCGAGCCCAACAAAGTCTGTGCGCCGGACAGACTGATCGCGGCAAGCAAGACGCTCGGGCAGAATGCGCGCGTGCCGGTGACATGGCTGGTGGCGGAGAACGATTCCTATTTTTCTCCGGCGCTGTCGAAGCACATGGCGGATGCGTTTCGCGCGGGAGGGGATCGCGTAACGTTCAACGCGTTGCCGCCCGCTGCGCGCGAAGGGCATTTTTTCGTACAGGAAGAGAGCGAGGCTCGACTGGAGTCGATCATCGCGCCTGCTCTCGGCAAGCGTTAA
- a CDS encoding flavin monoamine oxidase family protein, which translates to MSFPSHIDVAIIGAGAAGLGAAHALQGSGLSTLVLEARDRIGGRAQTLSLPNNVIFDVGCGWLHSADKNPFVRIAEQLGFAINRNRPPWQQQTFDAGFPRAEREEFLAALDDFFERAFAAVDKPDRPASDLLKPGNRWNAQIDAVSTYINGCELDQVSVHDMAAYEDTEINWRAAKGYGALIAAYGSTCTVALGTQVTLIDHSGPRLMLHTSRGTLTADKIIVTVSTDLLAKETIRFTPALSDKVNAAAGLPLGLADKVMLALAMPTDLPADGNLRGRSGTVKTGAYHLRPQGMACIEGYFGGAYARQLEDAGKGALAQAAIDEIAGLLGNDFRKKLTPLASSHWAHDEFARGSYSHALPGHAGDRAILAAPVDGRLFFAGEATSPSFFSTAHGALESGFRAAKEVTAPRGR; encoded by the coding sequence ATGTCGTTTCCTTCTCACATCGACGTCGCGATCATCGGCGCGGGCGCAGCCGGACTTGGCGCTGCGCATGCACTGCAGGGCTCCGGCCTTTCGACGCTCGTGCTGGAAGCGCGGGATCGAATCGGCGGACGCGCGCAGACGCTGTCTCTACCCAATAATGTGATCTTCGACGTGGGCTGCGGCTGGCTGCATTCCGCCGACAAAAACCCATTCGTGCGGATCGCGGAGCAACTTGGATTTGCGATCAATCGAAATCGGCCGCCGTGGCAGCAGCAGACTTTCGACGCCGGTTTTCCCCGCGCCGAGCGCGAAGAATTCCTCGCTGCGCTTGATGATTTTTTCGAGCGCGCCTTCGCTGCAGTCGACAAACCCGACCGCCCGGCGAGCGATCTCCTCAAACCCGGTAATCGCTGGAATGCACAGATCGACGCGGTCTCGACCTACATTAACGGCTGCGAACTCGATCAGGTCTCGGTCCATGACATGGCGGCGTATGAGGACACCGAGATCAACTGGCGAGCGGCCAAGGGTTACGGCGCGCTGATCGCGGCCTATGGTTCAACCTGCACTGTTGCTCTCGGCACGCAAGTGACCTTGATTGATCATTCCGGGCCGCGCCTCATGCTGCACACCTCGCGCGGCACGCTCACGGCGGACAAGATCATCGTCACGGTATCGACGGACCTGCTCGCGAAAGAAACAATCCGCTTCACGCCGGCGCTGTCCGACAAGGTGAACGCCGCCGCCGGTCTGCCGCTCGGCCTCGCCGACAAGGTAATGCTGGCGCTTGCGATGCCGACCGATCTGCCCGCCGACGGCAATCTGCGCGGGCGCAGCGGCACCGTGAAGACCGGCGCCTATCATCTGCGGCCGCAGGGCATGGCCTGCATCGAGGGCTATTTCGGCGGCGCCTACGCGCGCCAACTCGAAGATGCGGGAAAAGGCGCGCTGGCGCAGGCTGCAATCGACGAGATCGCGGGTCTGCTCGGCAATGACTTTCGCAAGAAACTGACGCCGCTTGCATCGTCGCACTGGGCGCACGACGAATTCGCGCGCGGCTCCTATTCACATGCGTTGCCGGGCCATGCCGGTGATCGTGCCATTCTCGCCGCACCCGTAGATGGGCGACTGTTCTTCGCGGGCGAAGCAACCTCACCAAGCTTCTTCTCCACCGCCCATGGCGCGCTGGAAAGCGGTTTTCGCGCAGCGAAGGAAGTGACGGCGCCGCGCGGCCGTTGA
- a CDS encoding GNAT family N-acetyltransferase translates to MSTILIEVRPARTADAAEIAATHDEAWRSAYQGIIPGAELEKLINRRGPQWWNGAIRKGSRVSVLSFGDKIAGYANYGRNRARSLHFDGEIYELYLRPEFQGLGFGRRLFSAAKRDLTQSGLKSMVVWALSDNDPAVGFYQSLGGRMVARSSEQFGAKALDKVAFAWGN, encoded by the coding sequence ATGAGCACGATCCTGATCGAAGTCCGGCCCGCCCGGACAGCCGATGCCGCCGAGATTGCTGCCACCCATGATGAGGCGTGGCGCTCGGCCTATCAGGGTATTATTCCCGGCGCGGAACTGGAAAAGCTCATCAATCGCCGTGGTCCGCAGTGGTGGAACGGCGCCATCCGCAAAGGTAGCCGCGTCAGCGTGCTGTCGTTCGGGGACAAGATCGCGGGCTATGCGAATTACGGCCGCAACCGCGCCCGCAGCCTGCATTTCGACGGCGAAATCTACGAATTGTACCTGCGCCCGGAGTTCCAGGGGCTGGGCTTTGGCCGCCGCCTGTTCTCCGCCGCGAAGCGCGACCTGACCCAGAGCGGGCTGAAAAGCATGGTGGTCTGGGCACTGTCGGACAACGACCCGGCCGTCGGCTTCTACCAGAGCCTCGGCGGCCGCATGGTGGCGCGTTCCTCGGAGCAATTCGGCGCCAAGGCGCTCGACAAGGTCGCCTTCGCCTGGGGCAACTGA